In Burkholderia sp. NRF60-BP8, a single window of DNA contains:
- the folP gene encoding dihydropteroate synthase has protein sequence MSDSAVSPFIPAPLRCGRFELTFERPLVMGILNATPDSFSDGGRFLARDDALRQAERMIADGADLLDIGGESTRPGAPPVPLDDELARVIPLVEALRPLNVPLSIDTYKPAVMRAALAAGADLINDIWGFRQPGAIDAVRDGNSGLCAMHMLGEPQTMQVGEPDYGDVVTDVRDFLAARAQALRDAGVAAERICVDPGFGFGKAVVDDNYALLAALPDTAPARPDGRAYPILAGMSRKSMLGAVIGGKPPMERVAASVAAAVCAVERGAAIVRVHDVAATVDALKVWKAVRAAARQR, from the coding sequence GTGTCCGATTCCGCAGTGTCCCCGTTCATTCCCGCGCCGCTCCGGTGCGGCCGCTTCGAACTGACGTTCGAACGCCCGCTCGTGATGGGCATCCTCAACGCCACGCCCGATTCGTTTTCCGACGGCGGCCGCTTCCTCGCGCGCGACGATGCGCTGCGCCAGGCCGAGCGGATGATCGCCGACGGCGCGGACCTGCTCGACATCGGCGGCGAATCGACGCGCCCCGGCGCGCCGCCCGTGCCGCTCGACGACGAGCTCGCGCGCGTGATTCCGCTCGTCGAGGCGCTGCGGCCGCTGAACGTGCCGCTGTCGATCGATACCTACAAGCCGGCCGTGATGCGCGCGGCGCTGGCCGCCGGCGCGGACCTGATCAACGACATCTGGGGGTTCCGCCAGCCGGGTGCGATCGACGCGGTGCGCGACGGCAATAGCGGCCTGTGCGCGATGCATATGCTCGGCGAGCCGCAGACGATGCAGGTCGGCGAACCCGACTACGGCGACGTCGTGACCGACGTGCGCGACTTTCTCGCGGCCCGCGCGCAGGCGCTGCGCGACGCGGGGGTGGCGGCGGAGCGCATCTGCGTCGATCCCGGCTTCGGGTTCGGCAAGGCGGTCGTCGACGACAACTATGCGCTGCTGGCCGCATTGCCGGACACGGCACCGGCGCGACCCGACGGGCGCGCTTATCCGATTCTCGCCGGCATGTCGCGCAAATCGATGCTCGGCGCGGTGATCGGCGGCAAGCCGCCGATGGAGCGCGTCGCGGCGAGCGTGGCGGCCGCGGTGTGCGCGGTCGAGCGCGGCGCCGCGATCGTGCGCGTGCACGACGTCGCGGCGACGGTCGATGCGCTGAAAGTATGGAAAGCCGTGCGCGCAGCCGCGCGGCAACGATAA
- the glmM gene encoding phosphoglucosamine mutase, producing the protein MGRRYFGTDGIRGTVGDAPITPDFVLRLGYAAGKVLASSADVAAGSRPTVLIGKDTRVSGYMLEAALEAGFSAAGVDVMLAGPMPTPGVAYLTRALRLSAGVVISASHNPYHDNGIKFFSADGNKLPDDTEAAIEAWLDKPLECAPSDGLGKARRLDDAGGRYIEFCKSTFPAAFDLRGLKLVIDCAHGAAYQVAPHVFHELGADVIPIGVAPNGFNINDGVGATAPDALVRAVRANHADLGIALDGDADRLQVVDATGRLYNGDELLYVLVKDRIATDGKVDGAVGTLMTNLAVEVALQREGVKFVRAAVGDRYVLEQLREHGWQLGAEGSGHILSLDRHSTGDGIVSALLVLAALKRSGRTLAQMLDGVTLFPQKLINVRMKPGADWKGSASIRAAIDAAEAALAGSGRVLIRASGTEPVLRVMVEAQQAADAVRHAETIADAVRAATT; encoded by the coding sequence ATGGGACGTCGATATTTCGGCACGGACGGCATTCGCGGCACGGTGGGCGACGCGCCCATCACGCCGGATTTCGTATTGCGTCTCGGCTATGCGGCCGGCAAGGTACTGGCCAGCTCGGCCGACGTCGCGGCAGGCTCGCGTCCGACCGTGCTGATCGGCAAGGACACGCGCGTGTCGGGCTACATGCTCGAAGCCGCGCTCGAGGCCGGATTCTCGGCGGCCGGCGTCGACGTGATGCTGGCCGGCCCGATGCCGACGCCCGGCGTCGCGTACCTGACGCGTGCGCTGCGTCTGTCGGCCGGTGTCGTGATCAGCGCGTCGCACAACCCGTATCACGACAACGGGATCAAGTTTTTCTCGGCTGACGGCAACAAGCTGCCCGACGACACCGAGGCTGCGATCGAAGCGTGGCTCGACAAGCCGCTCGAGTGCGCGCCGTCGGACGGGCTCGGCAAGGCGCGCCGCCTCGACGACGCCGGCGGCCGCTACATCGAGTTCTGCAAGAGCACGTTCCCGGCCGCGTTCGACCTGCGCGGGCTGAAGCTCGTGATCGATTGCGCGCACGGCGCCGCGTACCAGGTTGCGCCGCACGTATTCCACGAACTCGGCGCCGACGTCATTCCGATCGGCGTCGCGCCGAACGGCTTCAACATCAACGACGGCGTCGGCGCGACCGCGCCGGATGCGCTGGTGCGCGCGGTGCGGGCGAACCACGCCGATCTCGGCATTGCGCTCGACGGCGACGCCGATCGCCTGCAGGTCGTGGACGCGACCGGCCGCCTGTACAACGGCGACGAGCTGCTCTACGTGCTCGTGAAGGACCGGATCGCGACCGACGGCAAGGTCGACGGCGCGGTCGGCACGCTGATGACGAACCTCGCCGTCGAAGTCGCGCTGCAGCGCGAGGGCGTGAAATTCGTGCGGGCGGCGGTCGGCGACCGCTACGTGCTCGAGCAGTTGCGCGAGCACGGCTGGCAGCTCGGCGCGGAAGGGTCGGGCCACATCCTGTCGCTCGACCGGCACTCGACCGGCGACGGCATCGTGTCGGCGCTGCTCGTGCTGGCCGCGCTCAAGCGCAGCGGCCGCACCCTCGCGCAGATGCTCGACGGCGTCACGCTGTTCCCGCAGAAGCTGATCAACGTGCGGATGAAGCCGGGCGCCGACTGGAAGGGCAGCGCGTCGATTCGCGCCGCGATCGATGCAGCCGAAGCCGCGCTCGCCGGCAGCGGCCGTGTGCTGATCCGCGCATCGGGCACGGAGCCCGTGCTGCGCGTGATGGTCGAAGCGCAGCAGGCGGCCGATGCCGTGCGCCATGCGGAGACGATCGCCGACGCGGTGCGCGCGGCGACGACCTGA
- the pstS gene encoding phosphate ABC transporter substrate-binding protein PstS, with product MKLMQTAIAGLAGALFAVAAHAADITGAGSTFAMPIYTKWAADYQQSGGSKVNYQGIGSSGGLKQIVAKTVDFAGSDAPLKDEELAKEGLFQFPTVVGGVVPVVNVPGVKAGELTLSGPVLGDIYLGKIKKWNDPAIVALNPKVKLPDTDIAVVRRADGSGTSFIWTNYLSKVNDEWKSKIGEGTTVNWPTGTGGKGNDGVAAFVQRLPGAIGYVEWAYAKKNNMTYTALKNSTGTVVEPKTETFKAAAAGANWSKSFYQILTNQPGKEAWPVVGATFVLLHAKQDKPEQGAETLKFFSWAFKNGEKAADSLDYISLPASVETEIRKQWKTKVTDASGKPVAAE from the coding sequence ATGAAATTGATGCAAACCGCGATTGCCGGCCTGGCTGGCGCGCTTTTCGCCGTCGCCGCCCACGCTGCCGACATCACGGGCGCAGGTAGCACGTTCGCGATGCCGATCTATACGAAATGGGCTGCGGACTACCAGCAGTCCGGCGGTTCGAAGGTCAACTACCAGGGCATCGGCTCGTCGGGCGGCCTGAAGCAGATCGTCGCGAAGACGGTCGATTTTGCCGGTTCGGACGCACCGCTGAAGGACGAAGAGCTCGCGAAGGAAGGCCTGTTCCAGTTCCCGACGGTGGTCGGCGGCGTGGTGCCGGTCGTCAACGTGCCGGGCGTGAAGGCCGGCGAACTGACGCTGTCGGGCCCGGTGCTCGGCGACATCTACCTCGGCAAGATCAAGAAGTGGAACGACCCGGCGATCGTCGCGCTGAACCCGAAGGTCAAGCTGCCGGATACGGACATCGCCGTGGTCCGCCGCGCTGACGGTTCGGGCACGAGCTTCATCTGGACGAACTACCTGTCGAAGGTCAACGACGAGTGGAAGTCGAAGATCGGCGAAGGCACGACGGTCAACTGGCCGACGGGCACGGGCGGCAAGGGCAACGACGGCGTCGCGGCCTTCGTGCAGCGCCTGCCGGGCGCGATCGGCTACGTCGAGTGGGCGTACGCGAAGAAGAACAACATGACCTACACCGCGCTGAAGAATTCGACGGGCACGGTGGTCGAGCCGAAGACGGAAACGTTCAAGGCGGCAGCCGCAGGCGCGAACTGGTCGAAGTCGTTCTACCAGATCCTGACGAACCAGCCGGGCAAGGAAGCATGGCCGGTCGTCGGTGCGACGTTCGTGCTGCTGCACGCGAAGCAGGACAAGCCGGAGCAGGGCGCGGAAACGCTGAAGTTCTTCAGCTGGGCGTTCAAGAACGGCGAGAAGGCAGCCGACAGCCTCGACTACATCTCGCTGCCGGCGTCGGTCGAGACGGAAATCCGCAAGCAGTGGAAGACGAAGGTGACGGACGCTTCGGGCAAGCCGGTCGCCGCCGAGTAA
- the pstC gene encoding phosphate ABC transporter permease PstC yields the protein MSDISYTSSRSPDSAQRAPSRLGDVLFGGLARLAAIVTLLLLGGIIVSLIIASMPTIQKFGLGFLWQSEWDPNSDIYGALVPIYGTIVTSIIALVIAVPVSFGIALFLTELAPVWLRRPLGIAIELLAAIPSIVYGMWGLLVFAPIFAEYFQKPIGRLFKDVWVLSPLTSGAPIGIGILAAGVILAIMIIPYIASVMRDVFEVTPVLLKESAYGIGCTTWEVMWKVVLPYTKTGVIGGVMLGLGRALGETMAVTFVIGNTNLLDSVSLFAPGNSITSALANEFAEAQPGLHTSALMELGLILFVITFIVLSISKLLLLRLEKGEGKK from the coding sequence ATGTCTGATATTTCATACACGTCCTCCCGATCGCCCGACAGTGCACAGCGCGCGCCGAGCCGTCTCGGGGATGTCCTGTTCGGCGGCCTTGCGCGGCTCGCCGCGATCGTGACCCTGCTGTTGCTGGGCGGGATCATCGTTTCCCTGATCATTGCGTCGATGCCGACCATCCAGAAGTTCGGCCTCGGCTTCCTGTGGCAATCCGAGTGGGATCCCAACTCGGACATCTACGGCGCACTCGTGCCGATCTACGGCACCATCGTGACGTCGATCATTGCGCTCGTCATTGCAGTGCCGGTCAGTTTCGGCATCGCGTTGTTCCTCACCGAGCTCGCGCCCGTGTGGCTGCGCCGTCCGCTCGGCATCGCGATCGAACTGCTCGCCGCGATTCCGTCGATCGTGTACGGCATGTGGGGGCTGCTCGTGTTCGCGCCGATCTTCGCCGAATACTTCCAGAAACCGATCGGCCGCCTGTTCAAGGACGTGTGGGTGCTCAGCCCGCTGACGTCCGGCGCGCCGATCGGCATCGGCATCCTCGCGGCCGGCGTGATCCTCGCGATCATGATCATCCCGTACATCGCGTCGGTGATGCGCGACGTGTTCGAGGTCACGCCGGTGCTGCTGAAGGAATCGGCATACGGAATCGGCTGCACGACCTGGGAAGTGATGTGGAAGGTCGTGCTGCCCTATACGAAGACCGGCGTGATCGGCGGCGTGATGCTCGGCCTCGGCCGCGCACTCGGCGAAACGATGGCCGTGACCTTCGTGATCGGCAACACCAACCTGCTCGACAGCGTGTCGCTGTTCGCGCCGGGCAACAGCATCACGTCGGCGCTCGCGAACGAATTCGCGGAAGCGCAGCCGGGCCTGCATACGTCCGCGCTGATGGAACTGGGCCTGATCCTGTTCGTGATCACGTTCATCGTGCTGTCCATCTCCAAACTGCTGCTGCTTCGTCTCGAGAAGGGAGAGGGCAAGAAATGA
- the pstA gene encoding phosphate ABC transporter permease PstA — MSEPIMNFPGPDGAALDAMRNRLQRKRKAINAIALAASLGAMAFGLVWLVWILYTTVHLGVGGLSLQLFTESTPAPNTEGGGLANAIVGSLLLCGFGTLVGTPIGILAGVYLAEYGQKNLLASTIRFINDILLSAPSIVIGLFVYAIVVAKSGRFSGWAGVIALALLQIPIVIRTTENMLKLVPNALREAAVALGTPKWRMVLKITLRASVGGIVTGVLLAVARIAGETAPLLFTALSNQFFSWDMSQPMANLPVTIYKFAMSPFAEWQSLAWAGVFLITLGVLGLNVLARSIFSKK; from the coding sequence ATGAGCGAGCCCATCATGAATTTCCCGGGGCCGGACGGCGCCGCGCTCGACGCGATGCGCAACCGCCTGCAGCGCAAGCGCAAGGCCATCAACGCGATCGCGCTCGCCGCGTCGCTCGGCGCGATGGCCTTCGGCCTGGTGTGGCTCGTGTGGATTCTCTACACGACGGTGCACCTCGGCGTCGGCGGCCTGTCGCTGCAACTGTTCACCGAATCGACGCCGGCGCCGAACACGGAAGGCGGCGGTCTCGCGAACGCGATCGTCGGCAGCTTGCTGCTGTGCGGCTTCGGCACGCTGGTCGGCACGCCGATCGGTATCCTCGCGGGCGTCTATCTCGCCGAATACGGCCAGAAGAACCTGCTGGCGAGCACGATCCGCTTCATCAACGACATCCTGCTGTCGGCGCCGTCGATCGTCATCGGCCTGTTCGTGTACGCGATCGTCGTCGCGAAGTCGGGGCGCTTCTCGGGCTGGGCCGGCGTGATCGCACTCGCGCTGCTGCAGATCCCGATCGTGATCCGCACGACCGAGAACATGCTGAAGCTCGTGCCGAATGCGCTGCGCGAAGCGGCCGTCGCGCTCGGCACGCCGAAGTGGCGCATGGTGCTGAAGATCACGCTGCGCGCGTCGGTCGGCGGGATCGTGACGGGCGTGCTGCTCGCGGTCGCGCGGATCGCCGGCGAAACGGCGCCGCTGCTGTTCACCGCACTGTCGAACCAGTTCTTCTCGTGGGACATGAGCCAGCCGATGGCGAACCTGCCGGTCACGATCTACAAGTTCGCGATGAGCCCGTTCGCGGAGTGGCAGTCGCTCGCATGGGCGGGCGTGTTCCTGATTACGCTCGGGGTGCTCGGACTGAACGTCCTGGCGCGCTCGATCTTCTCGAAAAAGTAA
- the pstB gene encoding phosphate ABC transporter ATP-binding protein PstB, whose product MNMAESHLNPVERNAAPTGTHDAANGRPLAPLNAKIEVNNLNFFYNKFHALKNINLRIPEGKVTAFIGPSGCGKSTLLRTFNKMFALYPEQRAEGEILMDGENLLTTKRDISLLRARIGMVFQKPTPFPMSIYDNIAFGVKMFEKLTRSEMDDRVEWALTKAALWNEVKDKLSQSGYGLSGGQQQRLCIARGIAIRPEVLLLDEPCSALDPISTGRIEELIAELKSDYTVVIVTHNMQQAARCSDYTAYMYLGELIEFGETEKIFIKPVRKETEDYITGRFG is encoded by the coding sequence ATGAATATGGCAGAAAGCCACCTGAATCCCGTCGAGCGCAACGCTGCGCCCACCGGCACGCACGATGCGGCGAACGGCCGTCCGCTCGCGCCGCTGAACGCGAAGATCGAGGTCAACAACCTCAACTTCTTCTACAACAAGTTCCATGCGCTGAAGAACATCAACCTGCGCATTCCCGAAGGGAAGGTGACGGCGTTCATCGGCCCGTCGGGCTGCGGCAAGTCGACGCTCTTGCGCACGTTCAACAAGATGTTCGCGCTCTATCCGGAGCAACGCGCCGAAGGCGAAATCCTGATGGACGGCGAGAACCTGCTGACGACGAAGCGCGACATCTCGCTGCTGCGCGCGCGGATCGGCATGGTGTTCCAGAAGCCGACCCCGTTCCCGATGTCGATCTACGACAACATCGCGTTCGGCGTGAAGATGTTCGAAAAGCTCACGCGTTCCGAAATGGACGACCGCGTCGAATGGGCGCTCACGAAGGCCGCGCTGTGGAACGAAGTGAAGGACAAGCTGAGCCAGAGCGGCTACGGGCTGTCGGGCGGCCAGCAGCAGCGTCTGTGCATCGCGCGCGGCATCGCGATCCGTCCGGAAGTGCTGCTGCTCGACGAACCGTGCTCGGCGCTCGACCCGATCTCGACGGGCCGCATCGAAGAGCTGATCGCGGAGCTGAAGAGCGACTACACGGTCGTGATCGTCACGCACAACATGCAGCAGGCCGCACGCTGCTCGGATTACACGGCCTACATGTACCTGGGCGAGCTGATCGAGTTCGGCGAGACCGAAAAGATCTTCATCAAGCCGGTGCGCAAGGAAACGGAAGACTACATCACCGGCCGCTTCGGTTGA
- the phoU gene encoding phosphate signaling complex protein PhoU encodes MSDKHLSSQFDADLNAVSSKVLEMGGLVESQIVGAMHALNEFDRETAEKVIAAEETLNAMEVDIDQECGNIIARRQPAARDLRLLMSISKTITNLERAGDEAEKIAKRVRRLVDEPAARAVNIAEIKVSGEMAVTILRRALDAFARLDTVAAAQIVKDDKEIDMEFRAFVRKLVSYMQEDPRTISVGLEYLFIAKAIERIGDHAKNIAEFIIYIVKGTDVRHQPRDTLDREANS; translated from the coding sequence ATGTCGGATAAACATCTGTCGAGCCAGTTCGATGCGGACCTGAATGCCGTGTCGTCGAAAGTGCTGGAAATGGGCGGCCTCGTGGAGTCGCAGATCGTCGGCGCGATGCACGCGCTGAACGAATTCGATCGCGAGACGGCCGAGAAGGTGATCGCGGCCGAGGAAACGCTGAACGCGATGGAAGTGGACATCGACCAGGAGTGCGGCAACATCATCGCGCGGAGGCAGCCCGCCGCGCGCGACCTGCGTCTTCTGATGTCGATTTCGAAAACGATTACGAACCTCGAACGCGCCGGCGACGAGGCCGAGAAGATCGCGAAGCGCGTGCGCCGCCTGGTCGACGAGCCGGCCGCGCGTGCGGTCAACATCGCCGAGATCAAGGTGTCGGGCGAGATGGCCGTGACGATCCTGCGCCGCGCGCTCGACGCGTTCGCGCGCCTGGATACGGTGGCCGCCGCGCAGATCGTCAAGGACGACAAGGAGATCGACATGGAGTTTCGCGCGTTCGTGCGCAAGCTCGTGTCGTACATGCAGGAAGATCCGCGCACGATCTCGGTCGGCCTCGAGTACCTGTTCATCGCGAAAGCGATCGAACGGATCGGCGACCACGCGAAGAACATCGCCGAATTCATCATCTACATCGTGAAGGGCACCGACGTGCGGCACCAGCCGCGCGACACGCTCGATCGCGAAGCCAACAGTTAA
- the phoB gene encoding phosphate regulon transcriptional regulator PhoB gives MPSNILVVEDEPAISELISVNLQHAGHCPIRAYNAEQAQNLISDVLPDLVLLDWMLPGKSGIAFARDLRNNERTKHIPIIMLTARGDEQDKVLGLEIGADDYVTKPFSPKELMARIKAVLRRRAPQLTEDVVSINGLRLDPATHRVAAHGDGSEIKLDLGPTEFRLLHFFMTHPERVHSRTQLLDQVWGDHVFVEERTVDVHIKRLRAALKPAGCDAMIETVRGSGYRLAKHA, from the coding sequence ATGCCCAGCAACATTCTCGTCGTTGAAGATGAGCCCGCGATTTCCGAACTGATCTCGGTGAATCTCCAGCACGCCGGTCACTGCCCGATCCGCGCGTACAACGCCGAACAGGCGCAGAACCTGATCAGCGACGTGCTGCCCGATCTCGTGCTGCTCGACTGGATGCTGCCGGGCAAGTCCGGTATCGCGTTCGCGCGCGACCTGCGCAACAACGAACGGACCAAGCACATCCCGATCATCATGCTCACCGCCCGCGGCGACGAGCAGGACAAGGTGCTCGGCCTCGAGATCGGCGCGGACGACTACGTGACGAAGCCGTTCTCGCCGAAGGAATTGATGGCGCGCATCAAGGCCGTGCTGCGCCGCCGCGCGCCGCAGCTGACCGAGGACGTCGTGTCGATCAACGGGCTGCGCCTCGATCCGGCCACGCATCGCGTCGCCGCGCACGGCGACGGCAGCGAGATCAAGCTCGATCTCGGCCCGACCGAGTTCCGCCTGCTGCATTTCTTCATGACGCATCCGGAGCGCGTGCACAGCCGCACGCAGTTGCTCGACCAGGTGTGGGGCGACCATGTGTTCGTCGAGGAGCGTACCGTCGACGTGCACATCAAACGATTGCGCGCGGCCTTGAAACCGGCCGGCTGCGATGCGATGATCGAAACCGTGCGCGGCAGCGGCTACCGCCTCGCCAAGCACGCGTAA
- the phoR gene encoding phosphate regulon sensor histidine kinase PhoR: MNIIWARFLVSLVLLVLIGVLVGVFAGPTAGLAFVVVMLVAQGFFSTFHTQRLWRLLDAPVYGEVPSAPGIWGEIYYRLHKLAKQWHAQVRQVEQQHSRFIQAIQASPNGVAMLDDHDQIEWCNAIAEVHFGLDAKRDLRQHITNLVRHPDFVRYLNAQHYDETLVMRGMGDSRQNVLAVQVFPYGENRKLLLTQDITELERTDAMRRDFVANVSHELKTPLTVLSGFLETMRELPLNEEDRARYLDMMEQQASRMRHIVTDLLVLAKLEGESKPPIDHAIDMRAVFDHLKEDAHTLSNGHHDIAFSIDETLGVTGAQTELFSAFANLVTNAIRYTPDGGKIVVSWRREGAQGVFSVTDSGFGIPAADLPRLTERFYRVDRSRSRDTGGTGLGLAIVKHVLQRHDAHLYVQSEEGRGSTFTARFPGSRIIAIRPAAYEA, from the coding sequence ATGAACATCATCTGGGCGCGCTTTCTGGTGTCGCTCGTGCTGCTCGTGCTGATCGGCGTATTGGTCGGCGTCTTCGCCGGCCCGACCGCGGGCCTTGCGTTCGTGGTCGTGATGCTGGTCGCGCAGGGCTTTTTCAGCACCTTCCATACGCAACGCCTGTGGCGCCTGCTCGATGCACCGGTCTACGGCGAGGTGCCGAGCGCGCCGGGCATCTGGGGCGAAATCTACTATCGGCTGCACAAGCTCGCGAAGCAGTGGCATGCGCAGGTGCGACAGGTCGAACAGCAGCACTCGCGCTTCATCCAGGCGATCCAGGCCTCACCGAACGGCGTCGCGATGCTCGACGACCACGACCAGATCGAGTGGTGCAACGCGATCGCCGAAGTCCATTTCGGCCTCGATGCGAAGCGCGACCTGCGCCAGCACATTACGAACCTGGTGCGCCATCCCGACTTCGTCCGCTATCTGAATGCGCAGCATTACGACGAGACGCTCGTGATGCGCGGCATGGGCGATTCGCGGCAGAACGTGCTGGCCGTGCAGGTGTTTCCGTACGGCGAGAACCGCAAGCTGCTGCTCACGCAGGACATCACCGAGCTCGAGCGCACCGACGCGATGCGGCGCGACTTCGTCGCGAACGTGTCGCACGAATTGAAGACGCCGCTCACCGTGCTGTCGGGCTTCCTCGAGACGATGCGCGAGCTGCCGCTGAACGAGGAGGATCGCGCGCGCTATCTCGACATGATGGAGCAGCAGGCGTCGCGGATGCGGCACATCGTGACCGACCTGCTGGTGCTCGCGAAGCTGGAAGGCGAGAGCAAGCCGCCGATCGATCACGCGATCGACATGCGTGCGGTGTTCGATCATCTGAAGGAAGATGCGCACACGCTGTCGAACGGGCATCACGACATCGCGTTCTCGATCGACGAGACGCTCGGCGTCACGGGCGCGCAGACGGAACTGTTCAGCGCGTTCGCGAATCTCGTCACGAACGCGATCCGCTATACGCCGGACGGCGGCAAGATCGTCGTGTCGTGGCGGCGCGAGGGTGCGCAGGGCGTGTTTTCCGTCACGGACAGCGGCTTCGGGATTCCGGCCGCGGACCTGCCGCGGCTCACCGAGCGCTTCTACCGCGTCGATCGCAGCCGGTCGCGCGATACGGGCGGCACGGGCCTCGGGCTCGCGATCGTCAAGCACGTACTGCAGCGGCACGACGCGCATCTGTACGTGCAGAGCGAGGAAGGGCGCGGCAGTACGTTCACCGCACGGTTCCCGGGCTCGCGCATCATCGCGATCCGGCCGGCCGCTTACGAAGCATGA